The genomic segment TGATGACAGCTGTCAGATGGGacccacaggtggagaaggccttctGCCTCCCTTCCGTTGAGCGCATCCGTACAATGGCAATGAGAATGAATAGATAAGAGATGATAACTACAGTCAGAGAATATGTGAAGTTAATGCCCGCAAGTATGAGCATCGTATATTCTTTTACATAGGTCCCAGCACAGGCCATTTTGATGAGAGGTGGGTCTGCACAGTAGAAGTGATTGATTTCAATTTTCACACAGAAGTACAAGCCATAAGTCCATAATGTCGCTGCAAGACTAGTCAGAAAACCATATATATATGGGAATGAAATCAGTTGGAAACAGACAACCCTTGACATTTTGCTGCCATAGAGTAGAGGATTGCCAATGGCCATGCATCTATCAAAGGCCATGACAGCAAGAATAAAAATTTCTACATGGACAAGGGCAATAAAGAAAAAACACTGTACCAAACaaccagaataagaaattatttttgtCTCTGACAAAAGGTTTTCCAGCATTTTAGGGGTGACattggaagaaaaacaaacatcGACAAATGATAAGtgactgaggaaaaagtacatgggactGCTGAGCTGGGGACTGATCCTGATTAATATGACCATGCCAATGTTCCCAACCAGGGTGATAATGTAGACcagtaaaaacatcacaaagagaAGGAGTTGCAATTCAGGATGACTAGTTAATCCCAAAAGAATAAATTCTGTCACATTGGTAAGATTGAGCATTTTCTTAAATCTGACCCAGACACAGATGCATTTTACCTAATAAAATAAATAGAGATCAGTAAATACACATACTAAATATAGCCATTCTTCACTTATGTTGTCCTTTGTTAACCTACTTCTTTTAATGCCTctactgttttccttttgttctctcctctctttctctggtaTCTTTTTCTTACCAGTATTTCTTTCttgtatgcatgtatgcatacatGGTATTTTTTACACCTAAAGTGTTAAAATATTCATAAGtacagcaatatattgacagacCTTCTATAAAGAAAGATTTTGTTTGTCTGCAAAGATTTCAGAAAAACAGCTCCTGCTATTTCCTGGGAAGGGAAAGGCCTCTTTCAGTGGCCCCAACTTTGAGAaggtatatacattttatttcttcattaaatttatagaatttagaatacctGTGATATATTTGAAATCTAAAGCACAAGGAAAGAAATGCTATTCTGTAATcaaaaagtaaaatgttattTCCATTTAGTCACCTGGCAAATTTGTtatgtttattaaaaaagaatataataaaactgTGTAGATGGCTTGACATAAATCCATTACTCTTATcataatggaattaaaaaaagagagagaaaatctctTAAAGCATCACACTGatttagcaatttttaaaaaagaacaattcgAATCAATCTAAAAAATTGTTTAATCCTTTTCAGATATTGTCCGCATTACAAACAAGTCTAATAGTAATGAACTCAAGCAACACCTCATTTCTAAGAGCTTCTCCATCTGTCCTTGAACTATTAACAAATTCTGTAACAGAGTCAGTTTTCCATTTCTCTCTGCCTTATTGAGTTGTTAAACTTGAGATCAGAAGTTATGTGTTTATTAAGTCATTAGCCTAAGACTGTTACAATTCAGGttaattattacaaaaaataattACAGTTTGTGGCAGTCAAAAATTGATATCTTCTCCATCTATTGAACATCCAATGATTATTTCAGCCTATTGTGCCCTTGGACATAAGATTTCCTTTTACTTCCCCTTTCCCTGCTACCTGTTGATCAACTGTTCTGAAGTTCCTTAGAACTTTGAGCAAAATAAGAGTAATAAAATATGAGCAAAGATCTGTACTATTTCTCTATGGACATTTAAGCTGGAACTCATAATATCTCAAATACATCAGAAAGCTAAGTAAATTTGTTTAAGTATTGGTGAGGAGGCTTTGATTTCTTACTGTATCAAATTAAGTTGGCTAGCTATTTGCATTCTAGAAATCTTCCAGCAAGTTTGAATATTGTGGTTTAAGTATTTTGAGCTATCTTATCAGGAGGAATTTTCTTCTTGTTTCTACTTATTCATGGGCCAAGGGGTTACACAAACGATGGTTCTCCATAAAACCGTTCTTGTGTGTTGCTACCAAAGTACAAGCGAAAAGTATGTCATAATCATCACTTGCCAGCTGGTCCCTGGTGATACTGAAGAGCTGAGAACTACACGGGTATCTTGTTCATTGCCTTAAAATTGCATATTAATGAGCTGTGAAatgtttcattaaaaataaaatgggtaAAGTCTTAAATAGCAAAACTGTTCAATTCCCAATTATACTAATTACTAGATatgtaatcttaaaaaaaaaaaccccagtgctgtccATAGACTACTTATTTAATGtccctgtgtctcagtttcctcatgggcAAACAAGGATAATAAGAAGATCTACTTTGTGATGTTGTTATAAAGATTAatgaattttatatatacatgaaGAATTAAAGAACTCACAGATGGAAATCCCAAGCTTTGTGTTCCAGCCTGACTCTGTTAAGAAGTTCCTTCATTTAGGGTTCACTTTCCTTATTTGGATAAATTAGGAGATTAATTGGTCCAAGTGACTTCCCCAGATGTTAACTGCTGCATATGAATCTATTAAAAGAAtcaaaaatgtattttatcaTCTTCTCTTGTGCCTTGAGAAAAAGCAGTTaatatttgttagttttttcTTAGTAGTTTTAACTTACCTTAAGATGACCAAAGAAAAGTCATATGAAAAAATGTCACCATTCTTCTAGAATCTGCATAGGGTGCTTGTTACTGGCTAAGAAAGCCAAGTACCTCTGTCAAAAGTTCTCAGCTTGTAGTAGATAATAGTgtggtgtataaaaaaaaaaaaaaaaaaaaatttaataaaaataatgcataTTAATATTATGTGTTCCTTAGATAAACACAAACATAATACCAaggatgagggggaaaaaaaattcctcacTATGAATCTCAATGTTTCCTGCAACTTGAAAGACATCCTTCTGCATAAATGGAAATGTAGTTACACAGAactaggtagtccctgacttaatgACAGGGTTCTGTTTAAATCAATTCTAACTTAAGtctaatacctcatttttttttttttaattttcattgttattgccttttattatcagtatctttataaatcctatcattacTCATCTTAAGgggttggaaatattacatataaacttatagacatatatttaacattttatgtAGTACATACCACAAAcgataagatgtaaaaaaaaaaaaagatgcttgtaAGTGCAGTTCCTAGCAACTTGAATATGTAGTAAGCTAGGGACTATCTGTACATTAAACAAGAGTTTGACTTTTAGTCATTATTATTCTCTGGTCTTGTGTTTTGAGTGCATCATTTTATAGTCTTATCTGTTTAAGAGAGAGATATGTATAATATGCAGTATTTGGATTACTGTAATATGTACCCCTTGGATTAACTAttgaatacatacacacatgcacaaatgCAGGCACATATATTTACACATGCACCCATAGAATTTGTATAAAAATGACTCATTAAATTATTTCTTTATCACCTGAAAGGTAAGCACTGTGTTTATACCTAATTCCTTGAGGTGTACATAATATGAATGAGATGCTaaatggtaattttttaaaagctattcTAAAGCATACTCATGTAACAAAAAGAcgaaaaaatgcagaaaattatCTAAAACCTGTTATTTTTAGATAACAGATTTTAGAAATTTTTAGAGGCAGCACAAATTTACACTGGATCTATAAAAAACAGAAGTCCTGTATTTCCTCCATGTCCTGATGTAAAGAtgtataatgaggtaaccacaaagaaagttaacaaacctactcatcaaaataaagaagaaaaacaaagtctcaataaaaacaaaatctacaaaacaaaagaaataaaaaagaaatccacaaacaaaaggaattcagcacaggagagtaagagaaacaaagaaaatgttagcagcacaaaaaaaaaaagcactacaaaatgacagaaatacACTCACATCTATCactaattacattgaatgtaaatggcctaaatgcactcataaagagacagagagtgacagaatggggaaaaaaaaaaaaaaaaaagatccaccaatttttttttatattactccCTACAAAAgtcacaccttagaaacaaaaatataaatttattaaaaatcaaaggacagaaaaaatatatcaagcaaataactacaagAAAAGATCAGGAGagccaatactaatctcagataaaatagactttaaaacaaaatccaccatgaaagacaaagaagggtgCTGTATAATGCTTAAAGgggcaatccatcatgaagacttaaacataataaatatctactacaaattttttttttttttttacccaataacagggctccaaaatacataaaacaaactttaacagcactgaaaagagaaactgacagttccacaataatagtagcagacttcaagacaccacttttggtaaaggacagaacatctagaaagaaactcaacaaagccAGAGAAGAGCTAAAGCACACAATCAGCCAATTTgaccttgtaggcatatgtaaAACACTACACCCAACAAAGGCAAAGTACAAatacttttccaatgcacatggaaagttctccagaatagaccacatcttaggccacagggaaaccctcaacaaaatccaaaagatcaagataatacaaaatatcttctctgaccacaacaccatcaaagtagaaattaacaataggaagatcaaggaaaaaaaaaaaaaaaaaacattacatggaaactgaataacaccttgcttaaaaaccactgggtaatagaaaaaaatctgagatggaataaaaaatctcctagaatcaaatgagaatgaaaacacatcataccaaaacctttgggacacagcaaaggcagtcctcagaggtcaatttatagcagtaggcgcacgcatcaaaaaagaagaaagggacaaaattaaaacattagcttcacaatttgaacaaatagaacagcaaaagaagcccacagccaccagaaaaaaggaaataatgcagaaataaatgaaatagagaatagaaaaacaacagagagaattgagaaaaccaaaagttggttctttgaaatgatcaacaaaatcaacaaaccactggccaaaatgacataagaaaaacaagagaggatgcaaataaccaaaataagaaatgaaatggcggacattacaacaggcccaactgaaataaaaagtatcacaacagagtattatgaaaaactatactccaacatttgaaaacctagaggaaacagacaaatcTCTAAAATCCCACTACCTACcctaactaacacaaaatgaaggtgaaaatctgaacagacccataacagataaaaagattgaaaaggtaattaaaaaaaaaaaaaaaactcccaacaaaaaaaaaagcctgggtcCAGATGATTTCCCTGGAGAATCCTaccgaacattcagagaagagcttacggcAGTattactcaagctatttcagaacatagaaaaggaagtaatactttcaaattcattctattaagcctgcataaccctgataccaaaaccaaagacaccacaaaaaaagaaaattacagaccactgTCTCTCATGaataaaatgcaaaaattctcaacaatattctagtcaataaaattcagcatcttATCAAAAAGATAATACACCCCGacaaagtaggattcataccaggtatgcatggttcaacattagaaaatcaatcaactgtaatccaccacataaataaaaggaaagaaaagaatcatgcgATCATCTCAATGAACatggaaaaggcatttcacaaggtgccacacccattcctgataaaatctctgaataaaataggtatagaatggaaatttctcaacgtaataaagggcatctatgcaaaaccaatgaccaacatcattcttaatggagagaggctgaaaatattccccttgagaagaagaagaagacaaggatgccctttatcacattCTGGTTTAACATTGTGTTGAAAGTTCTAGCTAGAGTGATAAAGCAAGAAGaggaaataaacggcatccaaataggtaatgaagaagttataCTGTTCCTATTTGTGGATTATATGATTcgatacatagaaaacccaaagtactccatgagaaaactcctggaactattagaaagattcagcagagtacagGATAAACacccaaaaatcagttggattcctatacaccaataaagagaatgatgaaaatgaaattaggaaaacaacatGACTTCTAATACCttgtaaaaaattaaatacatagaataaatctaaccacagatgtaaaggacctatacaaagaaaactacaaaacactactgcaagaccaaaagagatctacataaatgcaaaaacatacaatgctcatggataggtagactgaacattgtgaaaatgacaattctacccaaagcaatttacaaatacaatacaatcctgatccaaatgccaacaacgttctttaaagagatggaaaaatttatcattaacttcttatggaaagggaagaacccCCGAATAAGCAAAGTACATATGCACAATGAAGTACtgctcaatgataaagaacaacaatgaatctgtgaaccatctcataacatggctgaatatggagggcattatattgagtgaaataaatcaatcactaaaaggcattgtataagaccactactgtaaaaacttatgaaaaagtttatacagagaaagaaactacttttgatgattacaagggaggggaatagtggggagggaaaaacactaaatagactatacataaatggtaacttcggtgaagggtaagagagtactcaatactggggaagccagcacaactcgtaCATAGCAAGGTCATGGAATATCCATAGACTCATCCAAATTCTCTGAGGGAtttaattgctgggctgagggctgtgggaaccatggtctcagggaacatctagctcaattggcataacatagtttataaagaaaatattctacattctactttggtgagtagtgtctggggtctttaaagcctgCGAgtgaccatctaggatactccactggtctcatcctgttatggattaaattacgtccccccaaaaatgtatgtgtctgttgggctgggccctgattcctggtatcgtgtgattttcctatatgttgtaaatcctgcctctatgatgttaatgaaggaggatgggctacagttgtgttagtgaggcagggctcaacctaaaagactggattgtgtcttgaggcaatctcttgaaatataaaaaagaggagaaagcagagacaaggggacctcatactaccaagaaagaagcgctgggagcagggcacgtcctttagacctgcagttcctgtgcagagaagctcctagtccagggtaagattgacgagaaagaccttcctccagagctgacagacagagaaagccttcccctggagatgacaccctgaatttggacttttagcctactttactgtgagaaaaaaacaaaaaaaaactttgttttattaaagccatccacttgaggtattttggttacagcagcactagatgactaagacatatcccttcaggagcaaggaagaatgaagaaaactaaaaatacaagggaaagattagtccaaaggacgaacggaccacatctaccatggcctcaaCATAAGTCCAGTACGACTAgttgatgcccggctaccaccactgactgctctgacatggatcacaatagagggtcccagagagagctgaagaaaaacgtagaacaaaattctaactcaaaatgaaaggCCATACTTGCTgtcctgatggagactggagaaaccctaaaagtatggcccccagacatcctttcagttcagtaatgaggccattcctgaggttcacacttcagccaaagattagacaagcccataaaacaaaacaagactaaaggagcccacaagcccagcggcaaggattggaaggcaggagggaacaggaaagccagtaaaagtgaactcaaggttgagaagggagagtgttgacatgtcgtggagttgttaaccaatgttgtaaaacaatatgtatattgttgaatgagaaactagtttgttctgtaaagtgcagttaaaaaaaaaaaaaagatgtataaaGAATCTTTATCCTAAGGTTAATATCTCATTTACAATTCAGTTTAGTGTGATTGTTTTAAAATCGTATGCATAAGACATCTCttgaagattttctttcttttgaaaaaaataaggctcttgagagaattaaatgaaaagatCCAAGTAAAGGTagcagaacagtgcctggaatacAAGAAGCATTAAAAGTGCCAGCTATTATTGATATTCTTATTATCATTACTAATACCTTGACACATTAGTAATAACATCCTCGCCAATTCTCCCTACATgtacttgaagcacatactgatgaagatcaaaggttatagacttcagtatgtattacacctcaacataaaaaataaaaaaaaaataaagacaccaaaaattctcgcaactggaccaatgagcagcatcatgataaacaaagagtgaagtagtcaaggatttcattttacttggatgcacaatcagcacccatggaaggagcagtcaagaaatcaaatgacatcttgctttgggcaaatttgcttcaaaagacctctttaaagcgtaaaaaaacaaagatatcacctttaggactaaggcatgcctaactcaagctatggtattttcaattgcctcatatgtgtgcaaaatctgtacagtgaataagggagaccaaagaagaattgatgcctttgaattatgctgttggagaagaatactgaatataccatggactgtcagaagaacaaacaaatctgtgttggaagtacagccagaacacttctTAAAAGTCAaggtggcaagattttgtctcgcatattttgggcatgttgttAAGATgcaccactccctggagaagaacatcatgcttgataaagtagagggtcagcaaaaacctgaagaccatcaaggagatggactgacacagtggctgcaacaatgggctcaagcataacaatgattgtggagatggcacaggaaagggcagtgtttcgttctgttatacatagggtcactatgagtcagaaccaacttgacagcacctaacaacaacaacaatataattgTTATTGCCATCTTGATTGATAGGTTTATTTATTCCTTCCAAATTTAGTCACTCAATACTAAGACATTCATTAGTTTTAGATTATATGTGTATAGATATACtgttttagtcacctagtgctgccatgacagaaataccacaagtggattgctttaacaaagaggaatttatttcctcacagtctggtaggttataagtccaaattcagggagctggCACCAGGGAaaggatttctttctctctcagcctTGGAAGAAGGTACTTGTCCTCAATCATCCCCTAGTGGAGGAGCTTCTCGGGCATAGGGACTCTATgtccaaatgacatgctctgctcctgcttgtgctttcttggtggtatgaggttcccaactctctgcttgcttccctttgcttttatctcttgagagagaaaaggtggtgcaggccacaccccagggaaactccctttacactggatcagggaggtgatctgagtaagggtggtgttacaatcccaccctaatcctcttaccataaaattacaatcacaaaatggaggacaaccacacaataccgggaatcatggcgtaccccagttgacacatatttttggggggacataattcaatccatgacatacactCTCACCAGCTACTTAATGTCGTATGCCATtaagtcggttctggctcatagtta from the Loxodonta africana isolate mLoxAfr1 chromosome 7, mLoxAfr1.hap2, whole genome shotgun sequence genome contains:
- the LOC135231918 gene encoding olfactory receptor 5M3-like, yielding MLNLTNVTEFILLGLTSHPELQLLLFVMFLLVYIITLVGNIGMVILIRISPQLSSPMYFFLSHLSFVDVCFSSNVTPKMLENLLSETKIISYSGCLVQCFFFIALVHVEIFILAVMAFDRCMAIGNPLLYGSKMSRVVCFQLISFPYIYGFLTSLAATLWTYGLYFCVKIEINHFYCADPPLIKMACAGTYVKEYTMLILAGINFTYSLTVVIISYLFILIAIVRMRSTEGRQKAFSTCGSHLTAVIIFYGTLIFMYLRRPTEESVEQGKMVSVFYTTVIPMLNPMIYSLRNKDVKEAMNKVITRMCLRK